One Heterodontus francisci isolate sHetFra1 chromosome 13, sHetFra1.hap1, whole genome shotgun sequence genomic window, AACAATTTACCTCAAGCCTTTTAAAAATAAACAAATACGTTGGGATGATAAATTTCCCATTTTCTTTGTAATGTCGCGATTCCGCCAAGCGAAAAATAATAGCGGCACAGTTCACGCAGACAGTCCTGACTCAGTACTGGTGGTCTAGGGCTGAAAGATCATTACCCGACCTCCTATAATCTGTACCTTCACTGGGTCACGCCATTAAGGTTACAGTAATTTTAATAAACATACGTGTCGAGTGTCACTCATTTAGAGCAAGTCTCACTCGACCTGCAATAACTCTCAGCTAAAATTAACACGGGTCCATTTAAACTTGTTGATGATCTGTCTCACTTTTGTAAAAATCATAAATCCCACTGCTAGCATTTCTCTAATGTTGACAGATCTCATTTAAACGTAGCAATTAAGTAGGCCAAGAACCAGTTTGGAAGTGGATTAGAGTATTTTATATTCCGACTGttactttaattttttttaaagttcattctGTACATTTATTTTAGGAAATGTTGAAAGTCAAGCCCAAGTAGGTGGAGAAAGCAGGATTCAGCCTGGTTTTACTTTCACAGCTCCAAACCTTGCTGTCTTCTGTCAACGATACGTCAAATGAGTCTCAGAGACCTATATTGGCAGCGGCCCAAAAATGCCAACTAGTGAAAGTTCAACCTAGTCGCACATTTACTGGGAACTGACCTTCCAACGGTTGTATTATTAGATTGAATCATGTTATAAAATACAATCGAATGATTAAGTGATAGCTAGTCTTTTACCAATGCACTGCCCCTATCTGTACTCCACGCCATCAATCTTGGTATGCCCCCATTTATATTTGTGAAGGGGTCAGCTAGTAAATGCGACTAACTATTGCATGTTACATTTAGTTGGTGTATCGCTGGAAGTCACAGACGATAACATAAAATGCGTTCCTGTGAAGTGCTTCACGACATATCTTTATGATCTGCTAAAATAAATCGTTTAAAATTAACAATCTTTCTGTGATTTTGTTCCTtcacttccccccacccaccccccgccatgtAATACCCGCGAGATATTGGTTTGACTTGAAGTATAACAACGAGCAGTAAATCCGTTGTTGGTGTCCTTTACGAGTGCAGCGAGGTGAAGGATCCAGAGAGGAAGTGCGGAGGTCAGGACTCATTTGATACGGATCGTACCGTGCTGCAGTCCCTTGCACCCAAATCCCTGGAGTCGCATGGCACGGGCCAGTTAAATAAACAGCAGTCTGGTGACAAGCCTGTCATAGATGGGGTTAAAGATAAAACGCGTttagagctttttttttaaaaaaagcaactgTTTATTAAAATAGAAAAATGCTGATACCGTATTAAAGCCTGACCCTCTTAAAATAGGCAATTAGTACTGTGAAACGGTTTATCTTTTTAATGTATTATGTACACCAGTGAAAAGGTGTAGAGATTTTTTTTTGAACAGCGCCAATTCTTAAGAATAATACTAATATAGAAATCCCCAAGGCAAACTTCAGCAACGTTTTTGCTTTCTGGGCACCATCCCGACAGATTATGTCATTGGAAGTGGGGTAGTGTTAATATCTGAGCATTCAAGTAATTTATTCTAATGCAAAATAAAAGGGAAAATAAAAGCTCTTAAAATAATTAAACAATGAAATACCACTAACGTTAATTTACGCACTGTAAAACTAAATTATCTTTTATAACACAGCAAGCATGGTTAAAGAACAATGATTCTCCCTATGAAATCCGAAGAACGACAATAAATATATTAGAAAATATTTAATAAATTTCCCAAATTCAGGCAGAAAATACTTTAATCCCTGGTGTAGTATTACTGAGAATATATTTGCAGAGGAACAGAAGATGCAAAGAGATTGCCAACAAGTACAACGAAGTGTTCTTTAAACAGTATACCCATTTTATTGGATGTATTTACGATCAGTGCAATCTTTTGAATCAACTGGCATTTAAACGAAATATTGGCCACCATTAAGTGAATAGACTTGGTAAGAGCATTTGATCATTATTCTGAATGTTAGTACACGGTGATAGCGCAAACAGAGGTGTTGAAAATGTTTTGTCTTAGGTAATATTTATAAATCCGGTGCCTCTAATAATCCAGCTGGGTATACATTAAGCAAATGGAAATCAATGTCAAAACATTAAAACCTATCATACAAAAACATTCACTtctaaaatatttttttaaaacaagtctGTATGATTTCTCGTGTCAAACATTGTATTTACATATTTGCAATTTACAGGTCGGAAGTTGAGGGTAGGGTTTATTTCTCCTCTTCCTTTCGCAACAATATAACTTACTCTTTTCTTCTGAAAATGTCCTTTACGTCCTGGTAATCCTGTTAGGGGGAGTGGGTAAAATTATTTCACATTTATAGCACAATTTGCAACGGAGATGCTGGGGCACTTTGTGCCGGTGAGACGCTTTGCTTTAACACTGCAGTACTTAAGGAGGCAAGTTCTGATCTGATGACAGTGGCCTTGGGATCGGGACACTCGTTCACCTCAATGTCTTTCTCATTAATGTCCGTCAATTCGGAGTCACTTTTCTCACTGTCACTCTGGTTCTCCCTCACACGCTGTTCTTCCCCCAGGGACGCTGGTTTCTCCAGTTGCTCCTTCTCCTCTTTTTGTGCCTGAGCTTCTTTCGAGTGCCTCCATTTCATCCGTCTGTTCTGAAACCATACTTTCACCTAGTGGTAGGAGGACAAAGCCCCGAATTAGAAATAAAGTCACGAATGTAAAATAAAAAGTCCGATCCTTTCCTGTCTGCTCAGCCCTAGAAGGTTAATGTGTGCCAGTTGAGTTTGTTTTCAGCTCCATGAATTCACGCACGTACCCGCGTTGCGGCCCTGATTGTTACCACTTCCTCTATGCTAAGAACTGGACAACTCCATTAAAGCAGTGCGGTCACCGGTTAACAGTTTCAGAGGAGCCACGTTGCGCCTTCATTCATGTGAATAGTACCACATTCTATTAATAATCAAAGCTTGTGCATTATCTAGAGGCCGAGAGCCCGTGTGAATTCAATTTCAATCATGTACTTTCCACAACTACTGAACTAGCCGCGATTTTAACGTTGCCTACTTTTGAATTTCCACCCTTCCGTTGTTTTTAGCTGGTTTTGTAACGAATTCTAATGCAATTCTATAACAACTATTAACATTTCCAAATTGCTACTGTGCTTATAAATTGTACAAACAGGATATTGTAGTAAATCATATTCTAAGTAACTAACCTGTGCATCAGTCAATCCTAGCATCGCCGCGAGCTGCTTCCGGTCAGGTTTAGTCACATATTTCTGAATCTCAAATCTTTTCTCAAGTCCCTTTCTCTGCAGATTGGAGAAGACAGCTCTGGACCAGGAACGTTTCCTTTTGTAAGTCTGGGGCATAGTGTCTTTCGTTAGAACAGCGTAAGGCCCTGCTAGTTAAAAGAAAACGTAGCATTAGTGTTAATGTCGCAAGAAGTTCTGCCACCTTTTCATAGAACAAAATAAAAATATTTGCTTATAATTTGATGCCTAATCTTATTCAAACGTTGCCAAAGGTCAATAATTTAAAATAACATGCGTTGCTGCTATTTTCAAGAGTTAGGAGCTGAGGTGTCGATTCTGGTGTGCTTGTTGCAGTTTGACAGTTCTAATAATGCAAGCTACTGGCGAATTGACTCTCTGTGTTCTTTATATCGTTAGCAATTTCATCAGCACGGATCTTTTATTTCGATGAATTGTAAATATTATCGAACTGTTTTAACCACTGCCATCCACATGCAGAATATACATATGGGATTATAGCTTTGTTGGGACGGGTTAAATCATAAAATGAGACTCAGTTAAGGTTATAAATAAAGAGTGTGCAGGTTTATAGCATATATTTTGTAGAATGGTGACAAGTTTACCTTATGTAGCATTATTATATCCCTGAGATTAAATGTGCGTTTACTACTGTGCTGTGGAATTATCGCCTTCCAATATTGAAATATTGTAACGAGCTCGTTTGATGCAGATTTTGTTTTTCCTGTGGCGAAAATTGGCGAATTAAGACTATTAACCTGGAAAAGAGTCCTGATAATGGTGCTGGGACGAGGTTCTGGAGTTCAAAACTGAGGAAGCCTCACCAAGTCCAGGGTCCAGGGACGCAAAGAACTGGCTAGCGGAACTCTGCACAGAGAGGTGGACTCCAGACTGGCGACTTGTGCCCATCAGCGAGGTAAGATCTGCAATGGCAAATGGAGAATAGGGTACGTTAGTGTGTTGCTGTCTTTTAAAGTCCGTCTCAAACTCAGTTTGGTGAATTGTCAAAACAATGACCAGTCTAAATGTCAGTTTATGCTGGTCACATAATCTGAAAGGTGCCTAAAGTCAGCATGTTGGAGAAAGCGAGGCCTGTATTTACAGAAACCAGGGAGAAACGTATTCCCTGGCAAAGCAAAACCCACAGACATTCATTTTACACTCTATCTCCCGTCACTTGGATTCTTACTTCCCAAACGATTCACCCACCCCCTTACACAGACAATAAGACAATAAACTGTTTAAATACAGATTAAAGTGGTTTTGTAACCCGCCCAGAACGCAACCCGCTTTTCCCATCAATTTCACAAGCAACAGTTGCTGATTTTCAATTTGCAGACAAAGTGTCACGTTGCTCAAATATTGTTTTAACACTGTTATTGATGTTTGATGTAAAGCCATTGGTCTGTGCCTGGCCTGTCTTACCTCTTAAACTACTGCAGTCTTTGATTTTAAAGTCAAAATCGGTGGATAGAATGCGGTCAATGCCGAACTTGAGATCTTTGCTGGAGGGCGCGGGAAGCTGCTGCATCGAGCCGGCAGCGAGGTGAATCCTAGCCGATGAGGAAGTGCAGCTGGCGGGTGCTCGATGGTAGGGAGAGGCCGGGGAAACTCTCGGGGTGAAGCCGCCGATCCGCTCGGGCGCCACGGGTGTAGGACGCACAGGGGAGCCCGAGGGTTGCATGGCGTGTGGTCCGCTCAGATGAGCCACGACGGCCGATGATCCTGGCAGGGGCGGCGGGGCGGTCGGCATGTTCTCGGTGTCGCTGAGATGCAGGATGTCCGCGATGCAGAAGGAAGGTTTCTTCACCGAATCCAAAAAGCCATTCGAGCAATAGGCAGACCAGAGGCTGAAATTACTGGCGTAATATGGAGCTAGTCCTGTGGTGTACATTGTGCAATTCTCCCTCGGTTTGCCCTTTTTCGAAATAACAATTAGGATGGAAACGTGAAAGATACGATCTAAAATAGACttgagaggggtgggggtggggggagtgggggaactTGACTTTGCAAACTAAAAAACTTTCCTAAAACTCATCTGCACATTTGGCAGAGAGTTCAAGTAGGCTTGGGAAGAAGTTGCCACTGTTCAACTATGATTGGTTCCCCATTCTCCTAGCTCATCCAATAGCAGAGACATTTGGAGCTGCTGGCACCTCCCACTGTACTGCAGCTGCAACTGAGGAAGTCTCAGACTTTAAAGCTGTAATCTACTGGAAGCTCAATTATTTTAAAGGTATTTTTGACATAAGCAACTGCAACAATGAAAGTCATGAGTCGTTGGCTGTATTCAACTTTTGCAATAAGTCCTTATAATTAAAAATGATGAGGTGAACCCTGCAAAATAACCTTTCCATTGCTGATTCTTTATTTGAATATAATTCCCGAGTATTGTTGAGGTTTATTTTTTGCACAGTTACAACGGCTGTGGGTTTGTGTGGCTTTAACTAATCAAAAAATAAGCCAAATAGTTCAAAGACTCGAAAGAAGATCTTCTAAAGTTAATTTATATTGATGTCAAGGTGTTATTTTAGTTTTCATTTTATAGTGGATAACTGCATCAGATCATATTCAACATGATAACGAAATAGTGTTATATTTTGAGATCATGTAAGTTATGATCATTTGAGTGAGGTACCAGGGGGCACCCAGTGCCTGTGGACCCGTATCCCAGCAACGAGCCTTCTGGAGAGGAAAGGAGAGGAGAAAATTGTTCAGAAAGTATTGTCTGGTAAGTGCGGCACAAATCACActtcaacctgaaatattaaattGTGGAGGCTTGGGTGCAATTGCTTGTTTAGGAATGTGTTGTACGAGAAAACAACTTAATAAAGACGTTTCTTAACCGTGAAAGCTCATGTATGCGTAAACTTTATTTCATAAACAACTCCAGTTTGTACTTCTAGCACTAGTCCTAACCTTAATCACAATGCAGAAAATTTGCATTTAACTCCAACCTCCTACAATTGGCTTTATAATATACCTGGATCTGTCTGGAACCTGAACCTTAAACACCTACTGTTGGTTTAATGACAATACCTATGGCAAATGAGTTATTAATATGGGTCTCTAACAATGGCAAACATCTTGCTTTGTGTGTACCCGGTACATTGTTAAGCATTTGTTTAAATTGGAAATATATAAAGACTTTTTTTCCTGGATCAGTCTTCAGAGTGGAGGAAACGTCGAGCTCGATTAAGTTCACATCGTTGATAGCCATCCTGTTTTGATGTGCTTAAACACGAAGTAAATGAGCGGATATGCCTGTTAGATTTACTTAAAATAGAACCCGTTTAGTATTTTAGGATACAGCAGAAATCCTTATTTCTTCCGGAGAAAAACTTTATAATGACTGGTAGAACTTCCGTTTTCAATATTTGTGCAACTTTATCTCGTCTCGCAAGTTGCACTTGTGACGCAAATCCGCTCCGGTACATGAAAAGTGCCACAGAAAGAAATCTGAGGGGACCGACTTCAATCTTTCAATTGATGAAAAAGAGAACTCCGCTTTCAGGATTGTTCCCTGTAATTCTGCTGACCCTAAGTATGCTACAGAATCAAAGAACCAAAAAACCCCAACAATAAACCTCAGTGGTTCAGGGAAAATCAATAATCcgcatttcatttttaaaaaataaccAATTTGACTACCGGGAGAAGAGCAATTTTAACTTTACTCTGGGTGAATATTTAGCATTTTATTTTCACGCGGATAAAGCCGTGTTTATTAAAACTGCCTCTCAGATCAGAAGTCAATCCACTGAAATAGAAGATATTTTCGTTTTCAATTTGTTAGGAATCTATTGGTAAAATCCAATTCTCTGAGACAGTGGCAATAATACATGGCAaagatataatgtgagtaagtggcgGTGATTTTTCTATCAATTGTACTGCTCCTGTTTTCATGCCtagttcagtgcagtactgcagCCTATCGCCTACAATAGCATTCCCAGGATTTTATTCCCAAGCTCCTATTATCTTAAATTTTGGAACACAATTAATAGAAGAAATTGTTTACTTTATATACATGTCATTCTAATTTATGATAATAATCTGGAAACGTTTCTGTTGGAACTGTTCATAATAATTCCTATTGTTTGGTTTCTTTAAGAATGATTAGCCCCGGAAGACTCTCTTATGCCCTGGTACATTCAAAATATTCCAATGACACTTTTCCGGGACACAAATAGCGAAATGAATCTGCTCAATTAGACAGACATAACAATATGGGGAAGAGGATGGAGAAATGGCTCAGCGAGCACTGAGCTACACAGTTGTTTCAGGTGCTGCAGCGCTGTTAAAGGAAATATTTCAGTCATTTAAAGGTCGTTACGACAGACATGGGACCattctataaaaagatagacattACAGATATTTTTTATTACGTGGGTTTGAAGGTGGCTGCTGCTATTCGTAAGAAAAGGTCTGTTcgataaatatttttaaaataaatcaTTCAAAACATCATTTATTTCCAACAGAAATCAGGATCAGTCTGGTTATGTCCGCCTACCTCTCTCCAACTGCCTGTCTATCCATCCATCTCTATTCATCTATCTATATTTCCTTCTATCTGTTCATATTTGTCTATCTATTCTGCTATCTATTTTGTTACGTCTTGTTTTCCCAGTCCTTTCTGAATATATTTTTTCTTTGCCTCCTGTAAAGAGCCAATCATTGGAAATATTTAAAATGAACATCTAAACGGTGGAACATCTAATCCTCTCTGTGTTTTATCAGCACCGATAATATTCTTTAAGAAATTAACATTTAATGCAGTAACCAGCCAGTGAAGAATTAGTTCAGTTCTAGTATATATAGCACTACAAATGATCTGAAACGTATTTTCGGCTAAACTGATACACGGTTTTTATATCCACATAACAGAAGAAAATGTTCTTCATCATATAATTCTTAATGTGGCAACTAATTTACGGGAAGTGGGTCAGTTATTTCCCTTGTGATACAGAATGTAATACAGCTGCAATCAGCTTAAGCATTGATGTGAAAGTGAGCTATGCTGATCGTTTTTGCAAATGGCTGGGTGTTTCCACTACTGCCGCCCTCctggtgatcaggagcaggaagaaaAGGAGGAAGGGGAGGAAGATTGCAATGAGCTGCCTGACTTACAGTTGCGCATTGCCACCTACAGGCTACCCGCGGCCCCACAGCCCGACTCGGGCTATTATTGTCGAAGCCGCACAGCTTCAGTGCGCCCTTCGCAACACTTGGGACTCACTTGCTGGTGAAACACAAAGGCAAATGGcatcaaaaaaagagaaaaacttTCAGGACGAATTGCACGTTTCCTTTTAAACTATTTACTTCTGGGTAAACATTTTAGCAGTTTAGTGATTTCAACCGCCTTCCCCAAGTTACTAATGGAACCTCTCTTGATAATCCATCTCCCGAAAATATGGTTGGACAATATGTTTCATAAATGTTCACCAATGTAACGTATTCTCTGGAATTTGTAAATGTTTTATCTATTAATACGCATGCTCGGAGGTGCCAAATATTCAACGGAATTTTTTGACAGGAAAGGAAGTGAGAGCAAATAATGTTACAGGGATCCGAAATGATTCTGTAAGCTCTTATACTGAGAACAGAGATATCTACCGGCGTGGAATTTACATGCAAGAGTTATTTAATATAGTTGTAAATGTAATATTTATGTATAAAAGACTGGAGTACTCTGAGGGGAAGTGACAGGCTGTATGAGTTCTTGCCATTATTATTAAACAGTCCCCTGTAGTGAATTTTGCATTGATTGTTCGACAAGTGAACAAATAAGCTGGAGCAAAATACAAAGCACGGTTTTATCATAAACAACAATAACTGTTCTGGTTACATATTCAATCTTATAGGTTTTAAAAGTCTCGCTAAAACTATTTTTGGAAGGTTAGCTAGTCTGGCAGGATTAACCCGAACCATCGTCTCTGAAATGACCAGCTGTTACAATCAGCTCCCAGCTGATACAAAGATCGAAACCCTCAGAGGTCTACTTAACGCTCATTTGAGTATAAATATTTTCAGAGGTTGGAtcgcagcaagagcgaggccatgttctttgggaactgggccaaccgatcctttgccccattcactgtcaggtcagactacctgaaggtgctggggatataatTTGGAGGGGCCGGGGCCTGTGCCAAAAGCTGGAAGGAGCGAGCAGgcgtggtgaaacagaaactggtcatgtgggagcaacgctccctctccattgccggtaagaacctggtcatcaggtgtgaggagcTCTCAGTGTTACTGTACATGTCACAGGTCTGGCCCCACACCCCAGTCCTGCAACGTGGCAGTCATCCGAGCCATCTTCCGTTTTGTCTGGAGATGAAAATGGACCGTTTCTGcagggacactatgttcaaacctctagataaaggggaaaAAAAATGTCCCCAACTTCacactcatcctgatggccacctttgtcagTGGCTGCATCGAGCTCTGTGTagaaccccagtacacaaacaaCAAGTGTTActgtgtgctgaggttctatctgtccctggtgttgtgaagaATGGGTCTGGCCACGTTGCCGCAGAACATTCCATTCAGTTGGATTGTGCtaaaccacctatccttcatggaaatgtttgtgcagaaaaacagctttgaccacaagtccatcaggcagtggtccacacATAATTTCCCCAGGCCCTACAGgagaaggagatggtggatcctgttggatggttcccttgGCAGACTGTCGAacttatttggcagaatgcctcagtgccagaactttcaaacaagcaccaagatgtaacttggctggcagtgagaagggccctccctgtcatatccttcctgcatgcctggagaacacaagaacacaagaaataggtgcagaagtagaccatatggcccattgagcctgctccaccattcaatataatcatgcctgatcttgggcttcaattccactttcctgcccacttcccgtatcctttgattccctgcgagaccaaaaatctatctatcccagccttaaatgtattcagtgatggagcatcaacaactctctggggtagagaattccaaagattcacaaccctttgagtttggtaatttctcctcatctcagtcctgaatgattgacccctaatcttgagactgtgtccctgtgttctagattccctgaccagtgggaacaatctctcagtttctaccccatcaagccctttcagaatcttgtatgtctcaattagatcgcctttcattcttctaaactc contains:
- the hlx1 gene encoding H2.0-like homeobox protein isoform X1; translated protein: MYTTGLAPYYASNFSLWSAYCSNGFLDSVKKPSFCIADILHLSDTENMPTAPPPLPGSSAVVAHLSGPHAMQPSGSPVRPTPVAPERIGGFTPRVSPASPYHRAPASCTSSSARIHLAAGSMQQLPAPSSKDLKFGIDRILSTDFDFKIKDCSSLRDLTSLMGTSRQSGVHLSVQSSASQFFASLDPGLGEASSVLNSRTSSQHHYQDSFPGPYAVLTKDTMPQTYKRKRSWSRAVFSNLQRKGLEKRFEIQKYVTKPDRKQLAAMLGLTDAQVKVWFQNRRMKWRHSKEAQAQKEEKEQLEKPASLGEEQRVRENQSDSEKSDSELTDINEKDIEVNECPDPKATVIRSELASLSTAVLKQSVSPAQSAPASPLQIVL
- the hlx1 gene encoding H2.0-like homeobox protein isoform X4, giving the protein MYTTGLAPYYASNFSLWSAYCSNGFLDSVKKPSFCIADILHLSDTENMPTAPPPLPGSSAVVAHLSGPHAMQPSGSPVRPTPVAPERIGGFTPRVSPASPYHRAPASCTSSSARIHLAAGSMQQLPAPSSKDLKFGIDRILSTDFDFKIKDCSSLRDLTSLMGTSRQSGVHLSVQSSASQFFASLDPGLGEASSVLNSRTSSQHHYQDSFPAGPYAVLTKDTMPQTYKRKRSWSRAVFSNLQRKGLEKRFEIQKYVTKPDRKQLAAMLGLTDAQVKVWFQNRRMKWRHSKEAQAQKEEKEQLEKPASLGEEQRVRENQSDSEKSDSELTDINEKDIEVNECPDPKATVIRSELASLSTAVLKQSVSPAQSAPASPLQIVL
- the hlx1 gene encoding H2.0-like homeobox protein isoform X2; its protein translation is MYTTGLAPYYASNFSLWSAYCSNGFLDSVKKPSFCIADILHLSDTENMPTAPPPLPGSSAVVAHLSGPHAMQPSGSPVRPTPVAPERIGGFTPRVSPASPYHRAPASCTSSSARIHLAAGSMQQLPAPSSKDLKFGIDRILSTDFDFKIKDCSSLRDLTSLMGTSRQSGVHLSVQSSASQFFASLDPGLAGPYAVLTKDTMPQTYKRKRSWSRAVFSNLQRKGLEKRFEIQKYVTKPDRKQLAAMLGLTDAQVKVWFQNRRMKWRHSKEAQAQKEEKEQLEKPASLGEEQRVRENQSDSEKSDSELTDINEKDIEVNECPDPKATVIRSELASLSTAVLKQSVSPAQSAPASPLQIVL
- the hlx1 gene encoding H2.0-like homeobox protein isoform X3, which encodes MYTTGLAPYYASNFSLWSAYCSNGFLDSVKKPSFCIADILHLSDTENMPTAPPPLPGSSAVVAHLSGPHAMQPSGSPVRPTPVAPERIGGFTPRVSPASPYHRAPASCTSSSARIHLAAGSMQQLPAPSSKDLKFGIDRILSTDFDFKIKDCSSLRDLTSLMGTSRQSGVHLSVQSSASQFFASLDPGLGPYAVLTKDTMPQTYKRKRSWSRAVFSNLQRKGLEKRFEIQKYVTKPDRKQLAAMLGLTDAQVKVWFQNRRMKWRHSKEAQAQKEEKEQLEKPASLGEEQRVRENQSDSEKSDSELTDINEKDIEVNECPDPKATVIRSELASLSTAVLKQSVSPAQSAPASPLQIVL